In the Pseudanabaena sp. PCC 7367 genome, one interval contains:
- a CDS encoding methyl-accepting chemotaxis protein encodes MTTRYQQALQAYAEGRYEDAMQQFSELLYEDPRNPKLHIWLGATFRKAGKIEYARVQYQQVLTLTDDPDLLDIARTSLAQIQNSAVEAIASDTTGNTGSTSGGLDLSSGSLNGLGDTSSNGLVETANIVDEHQLIEDPDTTQIAPMANTPGGVIPPPGSAAPINHQSLQPPAQPQQSAYAQNGNHPSAAIDDTSAQVAIGANKSTRAKSTRSTSKSTKSTAKPSVRTRKPQSNQVPRKSDTLRPSSLKQRFIFSAFAVAAVTAAGIGFLAYRLNQTKIAQTTGETRELQATSLAGQVGSFMQQQYNSTQMLGNLMSSSNLRPNQPLSAGQKQWLQGRLDLYNQAFSSFDSIALFDVNGNLVAQAKDSINPLPIAPEMLAQIVAAPANAPQIGELIETEQGYAITLTTAIVNPTAQQVALILRVQMPVEALSNAVDNPGNQYAVIDDSGSYVIAEGIGTTGTNATATYPELSQLLATSQPNVNGINTSGQTLAFAPTPSTTTPLDLNWAVLVNADRGLGISDNFIIYLAAAGLALVALMGIIAAIASKSITDPLKQASEAVRQIARGNFNIKLKESSKDEIGILSANINHLATEFQSLLQRQKQEKEHLHQQVLKLFKALQRLAGVEAGEVQISGDSLGLIVNKIETNLVQKEAEANRQRQEKEKLQQHLIEILSDVRELARGDLSVRARSTDGDMKSVSEFFNAVINGLQKIVVNSKGFVAQVDLSIGQNQTAVNQLTADAIKQANEITKTLNSAQLMTISARSIKNNSAEASTAVKNAMTTATSGNEAIENTMQSILRLRATVAATAKKIKRLGESSQRISKVVSLINEISVQTNFLAINAGIEANRAGEAGAGFGSVAEEVGELAARSASAAKEIEQLINGIQAETGEVINAMENGTTQVVESTQLVEESKQSIAEIVAVSEQIDELINTISETTDSHANTAECVSGLMRDLAKVSGRTAGSSKKISDSFKVAVQNIEQLQHSMSKFIVE; translated from the coding sequence ATGACTACCCGTTATCAGCAGGCTTTACAGGCCTATGCAGAAGGACGGTATGAGGATGCAATGCAGCAGTTTTCTGAGCTTCTGTATGAAGATCCTCGTAATCCAAAGTTGCATATTTGGCTAGGTGCCACCTTTCGCAAGGCTGGCAAAATTGAGTATGCGCGGGTGCAATACCAACAGGTTTTAACTCTTACCGACGATCCAGATTTGTTGGATATCGCTAGAACTTCGTTGGCTCAAATTCAAAATAGTGCAGTTGAGGCGATCGCTTCCGATACTACCGGCAACACGGGTAGCACTAGTGGTGGCTTGGATCTCAGCAGTGGTAGCTTGAATGGGCTCGGTGACACCAGCAGCAATGGCCTGGTGGAAACCGCAAATATTGTGGATGAGCATCAACTAATCGAAGATCCCGATACCACCCAAATTGCACCAATGGCTAATACTCCGGGGGGCGTAATCCCACCACCTGGCTCTGCCGCACCGATTAACCACCAATCTTTACAGCCACCAGCTCAGCCACAACAATCAGCCTATGCGCAGAATGGCAATCACCCAAGCGCAGCGATCGATGATACTTCGGCTCAGGTAGCAATAGGGGCAAATAAATCAACTAGAGCGAAATCAACAAGGTCTACATCTAAATCTACTAAATCTACCGCCAAGCCATCTGTCCGGACGCGCAAGCCACAGAGCAATCAGGTACCAAGAAAATCGGACACGCTCAGGCCATCGAGCTTGAAACAACGATTTATTTTTTCAGCATTTGCAGTTGCAGCAGTAACCGCTGCCGGAATTGGCTTTTTGGCCTATCGACTTAATCAAACCAAAATTGCGCAAACAACCGGTGAAACCAGGGAACTGCAGGCAACTAGCCTGGCGGGTCAGGTTGGTAGCTTCATGCAGCAGCAATATAACAGCACCCAGATGTTGGGTAATCTGATGTCGTCTAGTAATTTACGCCCCAATCAACCTCTCTCAGCAGGGCAGAAGCAATGGTTGCAAGGTCGATTAGATTTGTATAACCAGGCATTTAGCAGTTTTGATAGTATTGCTCTGTTTGATGTGAATGGCAATCTGGTGGCACAGGCTAAGGATTCGATCAACCCGTTGCCGATCGCCCCGGAGATGCTGGCGCAAATTGTTGCCGCTCCTGCGAACGCGCCGCAAATTGGCGAATTAATCGAAACCGAGCAGGGCTATGCGATCACTTTAACTACGGCGATCGTCAATCCGACGGCGCAGCAAGTGGCATTGATATTAAGAGTGCAAATGCCAGTCGAGGCACTCAGTAATGCGGTAGATAACCCAGGCAATCAATATGCGGTGATTGATGATAGTGGCAGTTATGTAATTGCAGAAGGAATCGGCACAACTGGCACCAATGCCACCGCCACCTATCCAGAATTAAGCCAACTTCTGGCCACCAGCCAGCCAAATGTAAATGGGATTAATACCTCCGGTCAAACCCTTGCTTTTGCACCAACCCCTTCCACCACCACACCACTAGATTTAAATTGGGCAGTCCTAGTCAATGCCGATCGCGGCTTAGGAATCAGTGACAACTTTATTATCTATTTAGCTGCGGCTGGTTTGGCTCTGGTTGCACTGATGGGCATAATTGCGGCGATCGCTTCCAAAAGCATTACCGATCCACTCAAGCAAGCCAGTGAGGCAGTCCGCCAGATCGCCCGTGGCAATTTTAATATCAAACTCAAAGAAAGCAGCAAAGATGAGATCGGCATCCTATCTGCCAATATTAATCATCTTGCCACCGAGTTTCAAAGCCTATTGCAACGGCAAAAACAGGAAAAAGAACATCTCCACCAGCAAGTGTTGAAATTGTTTAAAGCGCTGCAACGGCTGGCGGGGGTTGAAGCAGGTGAGGTGCAGATTTCCGGCGATAGTTTGGGCTTGATTGTCAACAAAATTGAAACCAACCTGGTGCAAAAAGAAGCTGAGGCCAATCGCCAGCGGCAAGAGAAAGAAAAGCTGCAACAACACTTAATTGAGATTTTGAGTGATGTTAGGGAGCTGGCCAGGGGCGATCTCAGCGTGCGGGCAAGATCAACCGATGGCGACATGAAGAGTGTTTCCGAGTTTTTCAATGCAGTGATCAATGGCTTACAAAAAATAGTTGTCAACTCCAAGGGCTTTGTTGCGCAAGTGGATCTATCGATCGGTCAAAACCAAACTGCCGTGAATCAATTAACCGCCGATGCGATTAAACAAGCCAATGAAATTACCAAAACCCTTAACTCTGCGCAACTGATGACAATCTCGGCGCGATCGATTAAAAATAACAGTGCTGAGGCATCAACAGCGGTTAAAAATGCCATGACTACGGCTACAAGTGGCAACGAAGCGATCGAGAATACAATGCAAAGTATTTTGCGATTGCGGGCCACCGTAGCAGCCACAGCCAAAAAGATTAAGCGCTTGGGTGAATCATCCCAGCGAATTTCTAAGGTGGTTTCATTAATCAATGAAATATCTGTGCAAACCAACTTCCTGGCGATCAATGCGGGGATTGAAGCTAACCGCGCTGGGGAAGCTGGGGCTGGTTTTGGGTCGGTCGCCGAAGAGGTGGGTGAGTTAGCAGCGCGTTCTGCCAGTGCAGCCAAGGAAATCGAACAACTGATCAATGGCATTCAAGCAGAAACAGGTGAGGTAATCAATGCGATGGAAAATGGCACTACCCAGGTGGTCGAAAGTACCCAACTGGTAGAAGAATCCAAGCAAAGCATTGCCGAGATCGTGGCTGTGTCAGAGCAAATTGATGAATTGATTAACACGATCTCAGAAACCACTGACTCCCATGCTAATACGGCGGAATGTGTGTCGGGGTTGATGCGGGATCTGGCCAAGGTATCGGGGCGTACCGCTGGTTCATCGAAGAAAATTTCGGATTCATTTAAGGTTGCAGTGCAAAACATCGAACAATTACAACATTCGATGTCCAAATTCATCGTTGAATAA
- a CDS encoding L,D-transpeptidase, whose amino-acid sequence MNSKFLRGLSIAASAFALSGFGVGRSPVFAEAINSFATASNQIEQSHHSINSINIDSFAPELAPLNPTALLEETSREISLVLKLSDRRVYVYEGDVLTTSFPVAVGKPGWETPVGEFTVLNKETDPIFMDPFSGRLMQPGPNNPLGARAIDFWTDGRNFSAFHGTPHEHLIGQAVSHGCVRMLNADVIKLYEMVKVGTKVTVKP is encoded by the coding sequence ATGAATAGTAAGTTCCTGCGCGGATTGAGTATTGCTGCGTCTGCTTTTGCATTATCTGGGTTTGGGGTAGGCCGATCGCCAGTATTTGCTGAAGCAATCAACTCGTTTGCCACCGCTAGCAATCAGATTGAGCAATCACACCACAGTATTAATTCGATTAATATTGATTCTTTTGCGCCAGAGCTAGCGCCGCTGAATCCCACTGCATTGCTGGAAGAAACCAGCCGTGAGATTTCTTTGGTGCTCAAACTCAGCGATCGCCGTGTTTATGTATATGAGGGCGATGTACTCACAACCAGTTTCCCGGTGGCAGTGGGTAAGCCAGGTTGGGAAACACCAGTGGGTGAGTTTACGGTTTTAAACAAAGAAACCGATCCTATTTTTATGGATCCCTTTTCGGGTCGATTGATGCAGCCAGGGCCAAATAACCCCCTGGGCGCAAGGGCGATCGACTTTTGGACTGATGGCCGCAACTTTTCGGCATTTCATGGCACCCCCCACGAGCATTTGATCGGTCAGGCGGTTTCCCACGGTTGTGTGCGAATGCTTAATGCAGACGTGATCAAGCTATATGAAATGGTTAAGGTCGGTACTAAGGTTACGGTTAAGCCATAG
- a CDS encoding DUF4342 domain-containing protein, producing the protein MSNPEDKFGNSNPEDRSAEPQDQTQTQQQTQVDNDEGVKADTRVEEFTVSGSDLVDKVKELLHQGNIRRIIIKNDEGNVLLEIPMTVGVAVGAIGVTMFPILAALGAIGALVVKLTLVIERKE; encoded by the coding sequence ATGAGCAATCCAGAGGATAAGTTTGGTAATTCTAACCCCGAAGATCGATCGGCAGAGCCGCAGGATCAAACGCAAACTCAGCAACAAACTCAAGTGGACAACGATGAGGGCGTAAAGGCCGATACCAGAGTGGAAGAGTTTACGGTTAGTGGTAGCGATCTGGTAGATAAGGTAAAAGAACTGTTGCACCAGGGCAACATTCGTCGCATTATCATCAAAAATGATGAGGGCAATGTGTTGCTTGAAATCCCGATGACTGTGGGTGTGGCTGTGGGCGCGATCGGGGTGACAATGTTCCCAATCCTGGCAGCTTTGGGGGCGATCGGGGCGCTGGTGGTTAAGCTCACCCTGGTGATCGAACGGAAAGAATAA
- a CDS encoding alpha/beta hydrolase, protein MNQSNRSLSGLLRNCLFVMPLVAGLTMPSIAKAADKITFRFPPIEQSIQVDELREFADTGKQSSTLKTVLNQTDLDPDEIQEMLATELDLNEHGVSLRVAERLLNTYVMELVLKDVGRVFHPPRVDTATVQALRGAIVTSLADDNKISLIEFLEQYPTVLQIEGGEIDAIFNRIFDDIQDLEQPLTELFESWQE, encoded by the coding sequence ATGAATCAGTCAAATCGATCGCTTTCTGGATTATTGCGTAATTGTCTTTTTGTAATGCCTCTGGTGGCTGGCTTAACCATGCCGTCGATCGCCAAAGCCGCTGATAAAATTACGTTTCGGTTCCCGCCGATCGAACAATCAATTCAGGTGGATGAACTACGCGAGTTTGCCGACACTGGCAAGCAATCTTCAACGCTTAAAACAGTGTTGAATCAAACTGACCTTGATCCCGATGAGATCCAGGAAATGCTGGCTACTGAGCTGGATTTAAATGAGCATGGGGTGAGCCTACGGGTGGCGGAGCGATTGCTCAATACCTATGTAATGGAGTTGGTACTAAAGGATGTGGGTAGGGTGTTCCATCCGCCCAGGGTTGATACGGCTACGGTACAGGCTTTGCGCGGGGCGATCGTAACTTCGCTGGCTGATGATAACAAAATTTCGTTGATTGAGTTTCTGGAGCAATATCCCACGGTGTTGCAGATCGAGGGTGGGGAAATTGATGCCATTTTTAATCGCATCTTTGATGACATTCAGGATCTAGAGCAACCGCTGACGGAGTTGTTTGAAAGCTGGCAAGAGTAA
- a CDS encoding nuclear transport factor 2 family protein, translating into MPIDHKFRFDLLSINLLAGLILMISLGWWLCFGMPAYAGVIDLSDRQLPSWTAIAPTTPQPITIASNLIATKPAQISEAEIKQFLQQSETAANQRDIEKMLAAFVPDATVSFTSEDGEKISLSLAEYRRVLEDVFLGYDYYRNMIVVEFVNVQGDRANVGGSTYEKINYSHRPINGVSKWQATVVRQGKDLRFTEVNSYIARAIPR; encoded by the coding sequence ATGCCCATCGATCATAAATTCCGGTTTGATTTGCTTTCCATTAATTTATTGGCCGGATTAATCTTGATGATTAGTTTGGGATGGTGGTTATGCTTTGGTATGCCAGCCTATGCGGGAGTAATTGATCTCAGCGATCGCCAACTACCAAGCTGGACAGCGATCGCCCCTACTACTCCTCAGCCCATCACGATCGCCAGTAACCTGATTGCCACCAAACCCGCCCAAATTTCCGAAGCTGAAATCAAGCAATTTTTACAACAATCAGAAACGGCCGCCAACCAGCGTGACATCGAGAAAATGCTAGCCGCCTTTGTGCCGGATGCAACCGTCTCATTTACCAGCGAAGATGGCGAAAAAATTAGCCTCAGCCTGGCGGAATATCGCCGCGTGCTAGAAGATGTGTTTCTTGGCTATGACTACTACCGCAACATGATCGTGGTCGAGTTTGTGAATGTACAGGGCGATCGCGCCAATGTGGGTGGCTCTACCTATGAAAAGATTAATTATAGCCATAGGCCCATTAATGGCGTATCCAAGTGGCAGGCCACGGTAGTCAGGCAAGGTAAAGATTTACGTTTTACGGAAGTGAATTCCTATATTGCCAGGGCGATCCCCCGCTAG
- a CDS encoding GNAT family N-acetyltransferase: MPPLSRLNSNYTIRPAQPRDRQALQKLIWAFTREESWDYEIKLSLFLLKPFLVCIVLLAVLIYLRLGLDIDSNLIRLGAIFSSLGLLVSTAALIQYLAYLFGEAWFNWSKYWVIEAHESPIALDSTNSSNPPNSIESTAAMNKDSSDRQSSQLIGCAALSGGKNYRVIYQLFVTPSDRGQGLGAALADRLLQEAQPTPVYLVCKPKMQNFYARFQFKPIDWQDLPPPIKQGFLSFKPDGIYPLQIMTFQQEEKPQA, translated from the coding sequence ATGCCACCGTTATCACGATTAAATAGCAATTACACAATTCGTCCTGCCCAACCCAGGGACAGACAAGCCTTGCAAAAGTTGATCTGGGCATTTACCAGAGAAGAATCCTGGGATTATGAAATCAAGCTTTCCCTCTTTCTACTCAAGCCTTTTCTAGTTTGCATTGTGCTACTGGCAGTGCTTATTTATCTGCGTTTGGGATTAGACATAGACTCAAATTTAATCAGACTAGGGGCGATCTTTTCGAGCCTGGGCTTGTTGGTTAGCACGGCGGCCTTAATTCAATATTTGGCCTATTTATTTGGTGAAGCCTGGTTCAACTGGTCGAAATATTGGGTAATTGAAGCGCATGAATCGCCTATTGCTTTAGATTCAACAAATTCATCGAATCCGCCAAATTCGATCGAGTCTACAGCGGCAATGAACAAAGACTCTAGCGATCGCCAATCAAGCCAATTAATTGGTTGTGCAGCCCTTTCTGGGGGTAAGAATTATCGGGTGATCTATCAATTATTTGTGACCCCATCTGATCGCGGCCAAGGACTAGGCGCAGCATTAGCCGATCGTCTGTTGCAAGAAGCCCAGCCAACGCCTGTTTATTTAGTCTGTAAACCTAAAATGCAGAACTTCTATGCCCGGTTTCAATTCAAACCGATCGATTGGCAAGACCTGCCCCCACCGATCAAGCAGGGCTTTCTTTCCTTTAAGCCCGATGGTATCTATCCATTGCAAATTATGACCTTTCAACAAGAAGAAAAACCGCAAGCCTAG
- a CDS encoding FAD-binding oxidoreductase yields MDYSQFIAELGQIETITNPSQVAKLSEDYFKFSPVLTQQLTGKVGDLVVRPNNEAEVLQIARACVKHRIPITVRGSGTGNYGQAVPLQGGVILDTSKMQKIHWLKPGLAFVEPGLKLGNLDKQARQIGWESRMVPSTVRTATVGGFIAGGSGGIGSILYGQLRDRGNLKAVRVVTLEDEPRVIELRGDRVQKVNHAYGVNGIITALEIPLAPAYAWAECIVAFTDFMAAAHFGQALATSDGMIKKLVSVHADPIPTFFIPLREYIPPQAHIALVLVAESDLESFKVLVAEHGGDLCYEKDAQAASKGTSLVEFSWNHTTLHARSVDPALTYLQSGFPADPDLKLVQHMHEHFGDEVIMHLEFVRSAGEVVPGAIQIVRFTDCDRLDQIIKYHEENGVFIANPHTYILEDGGMKQVNREQLEFKQMVDPYGLMNPGKMRAWFEQSGK; encoded by the coding sequence ATGGATTACAGTCAATTTATTGCTGAGTTAGGGCAAATTGAAACAATCACCAATCCCAGCCAGGTAGCCAAGCTATCGGAGGACTATTTCAAATTCAGTCCGGTTTTGACCCAGCAACTGACTGGTAAGGTAGGCGATCTGGTGGTGCGACCGAACAACGAAGCAGAAGTTTTGCAGATTGCTAGGGCTTGCGTCAAACATCGCATACCGATCACCGTACGTGGTAGTGGCACTGGTAATTATGGCCAAGCTGTGCCGCTCCAGGGCGGTGTAATTCTCGACACCAGCAAAATGCAAAAAATTCATTGGCTCAAACCTGGTCTAGCCTTTGTGGAACCGGGCTTAAAGCTGGGCAACCTGGATAAACAAGCACGACAAATTGGCTGGGAATCGCGGATGGTGCCCTCAACGGTGCGGACTGCCACCGTGGGTGGGTTTATTGCTGGCGGCAGTGGTGGGATTGGCTCGATTTTGTATGGTCAATTGCGCGATCGCGGTAACCTCAAGGCAGTGCGGGTGGTGACCCTGGAAGACGAACCAAGGGTAATCGAGCTACGCGGCGATCGGGTACAAAAGGTCAATCATGCCTATGGTGTCAATGGCATTATCACAGCGCTAGAAATCCCCCTGGCTCCTGCCTATGCCTGGGCTGAATGTATTGTTGCCTTTACAGATTTCATGGCCGCCGCCCATTTTGGTCAGGCTCTGGCCACCAGCGATGGCATGATCAAAAAACTTGTTAGCGTTCATGCCGATCCGATTCCGACCTTTTTTATACCACTGCGGGAATATATACCGCCCCAAGCCCATATAGCCCTGGTGTTGGTGGCAGAATCCGATCTAGAATCCTTTAAAGTTTTAGTTGCAGAACATGGCGGCGATCTTTGCTATGAAAAAGATGCCCAGGCCGCCAGTAAAGGAACTAGCCTGGTGGAGTTTTCCTGGAACCACACCACCCTCCATGCCCGTAGCGTCGATCCTGCGCTCACCTATTTACAAAGTGGTTTTCCCGCTGATCCAGATTTAAAATTGGTGCAGCATATGCATGAGCATTTTGGGGATGAAGTAATCATGCATTTGGAGTTTGTGCGATCGGCTGGTGAAGTGGTGCCCGGTGCGATCCAGATTGTGAGGTTTACTGATTGCGATCGGCTTGATCAAATCATCAAATATCATGAAGAGAATGGTGTATTCATTGCTAATCCCCATACTTATATTCTGGAAGATGGTGGCATGAAGCAGGTGAATCGGGAACAACTGGAATTTAAACAAATGGTTGATCCCTATGGCTTGATGAATCCTGGCAAAATGCGAGCTTGGTTTGAACAAAGTGGAAAGTAA
- a CDS encoding transglutaminase-like domain-containing protein: protein MEAFLQADPIIDWQHPAILALAEEIAAAHAGADNQEIAIARASFEWVRDRIYHSGDDQMNPITCSASQVLEHQTGFCFAKSHLLAAILRANGIPAGFCYQRLSLDNRGAPYSLHGFNAIYLNEFGWYRVDPRGNRDFVGKNNQDALNRVAILRLRIDAQFTPPHEQLAYTPQITGEADFENILASPLPIVVQVLQTHRTLAELCANFPDLEPDNVSTCDRTSANLFTSNLSGLLG, encoded by the coding sequence ATGGAAGCATTTCTGCAAGCAGACCCAATTATTGATTGGCAGCATCCAGCGATCTTGGCACTGGCAGAGGAAATTGCTGCTGCACATGCTGGGGCAGATAATCAAGAAATTGCGATCGCCAGGGCCAGTTTTGAATGGGTGCGCGATCGGATTTATCACAGTGGCGATGATCAAATGAACCCGATCACCTGTTCTGCTTCGCAGGTGCTGGAACATCAAACCGGATTTTGTTTTGCCAAAAGCCACCTCCTGGCAGCAATACTGAGGGCAAATGGCATCCCTGCTGGATTTTGCTACCAACGGCTCAGCCTTGACAATCGCGGTGCACCCTACAGCTTGCATGGCTTTAATGCCATCTATTTAAATGAGTTTGGGTGGTATCGGGTCGATCCCCGTGGCAATCGTGACTTTGTAGGTAAAAATAATCAGGATGCTCTGAATAGAGTTGCCATACTCAGATTGCGGATCGATGCCCAATTCACGCCACCGCACGAACAATTAGCCTACACACCGCAGATAACCGGGGAAGCAGATTTTGAGAATATTCTGGCCTCCCCCCTGCCGATCGTGGTGCAGGTATTACAAACCCATCGCACCTTGGCGGAGCTGTGTGCCAATTTTCCTGATCTAGAGCCAGACAATGTGTCTACTTGCGACCGGACAAGCGCTAATTTGTTCACCAGTAACCTATCCGGTCTGTTAGGTTAA
- the bchM gene encoding magnesium protoporphyrin IX methyltransferase, with product MSAPIPTGNYSQDKEIVRDYFNSNGFDRWRRIYGEGEVSKVQRDIRVGHQQTVDHVLRWLRADGALVGMSICDAGCGVGSLSFPLAAAGAQVYASDISAKMIAEAQSLSPDPENPKFEVNDLEGISGEYDTVICLDVIIHYPFNEAEEMIRHLASLSRSRLIISFAPKNPFYTMLKRIGEFFPGSSKATRAYLHPEKAIKKILADLGFKVKRSEFTATQFYFSRVYEAVK from the coding sequence ATGTCAGCACCAATTCCCACCGGCAACTATTCCCAAGACAAAGAAATAGTGCGCGACTATTTCAACAGCAATGGTTTCGATCGCTGGCGGCGTATTTATGGAGAGGGCGAAGTTAGCAAGGTACAGCGTGATATTCGGGTTGGGCATCAACAGACCGTCGATCATGTGTTGCGCTGGCTCAGGGCTGATGGCGCATTGGTGGGGATGAGCATTTGTGATGCAGGTTGTGGCGTGGGTAGCCTTAGTTTTCCGCTGGCTGCTGCCGGAGCCCAGGTTTACGCCAGTGATATTTCGGCCAAGATGATCGCAGAAGCGCAAAGCCTGTCGCCTGACCCCGAAAACCCGAAGTTTGAAGTCAATGATCTTGAGGGCATTTCGGGCGAATATGACACGGTAATTTGTCTGGATGTGATCATTCACTACCCCTTTAATGAAGCGGAGGAGATGATCAGACATTTGGCCTCGTTGTCTCGATCGCGTTTGATTATCAGCTTTGCGCCCAAAAATCCTTTCTATACCATGCTCAAGCGGATTGGTGAATTTTTCCCTGGTTCCAGCAAGGCCACCAGAGCTTATTTACACCCGGAAAAGGCGATCAAAAAAATACTTGCCGATCTGGGGTTTAAGGTGAAGCGAAGCGAATTTACGGCCACTCAGTTTTATTTCTCCAGGGTGTATGAAGCGGTGAAATAG
- a CDS encoding chlororespiratory reduction protein 7, protein MPDAMMYYQDNYVMLSPTMEQEFLTPPELRQKLSDLLANMQDQLPRDLQKFDRLEAQVDCLIDTACELEVEDQGTWQWYVVRLDK, encoded by the coding sequence ATGCCAGATGCCATGATGTATTACCAGGACAATTATGTGATGCTGTCGCCAACGATGGAGCAGGAGTTCTTGACCCCGCCAGAGCTGCGCCAGAAATTGAGTGATTTACTGGCTAATATGCAAGACCAATTGCCGCGCGATCTGCAAAAATTCGATCGCCTTGAAGCCCAGGTTGATTGCTTGATCGATACCGCCTGTGAGCTAGAGGTTGAAGATCAAGGCACCTGGCAATGGTATGTGGTGCGCTTGGATAAATGA
- the scpB gene encoding SMC-Scp complex subunit ScpB, which produces MSEPLSESLPESPLISASWKQKVEAVLYLKGQPLHLEAIAELLGCELADVEEGLIELIADYAQRDSAMEIIETSAGFALRLRTEFEDLVQKIIPADIGRGALRTLAAIALKAPITQVDLVELRGSSAYQHIQELVAQGFVRKRRQADGRSFWLQVTDKFHQYFELNDLSELI; this is translated from the coding sequence ATGTCTGAACCATTGTCTGAATCACTACCCGAATCACCACTAATATCAGCCTCCTGGAAGCAAAAGGTGGAGGCGGTGTTATATCTCAAAGGGCAACCGCTGCACCTGGAAGCGATCGCCGAGCTGTTGGGCTGTGAATTGGCGGATGTGGAAGAGGGCTTAATTGAATTAATTGCTGATTATGCCCAGCGGGATAGCGCGATGGAAATTATTGAAACCAGTGCGGGGTTTGCGCTGCGCCTCAGAACCGAGTTTGAAGACCTGGTGCAAAAAATTATTCCTGCTGATATTGGTCGTGGAGCGCTTAGAACCCTGGCGGCGATCGCCCTGAAGGCTCCAATCACCCAGGTGGATCTGGTTGAACTACGCGGTTCGAGTGCCTATCAACATATTCAAGAATTAGTGGCACAGGGATTTGTGCGTAAGCGCCGTCAAGCGGATGGGCGATCGTTCTGGCTCCAGGTAACCGACAAGTTTCATCAGTATTTTGAACTCAATGATCTCTCTGAATTGATCTAA
- a CDS encoding GlsB/YeaQ/YmgE family stress response membrane protein, translated as MTPPEILLILLIAAICGGIGQTMVGYSAGGCISAIVVGIIGAYVGIWLAGYVGLPPIFTITISGNAFPIIWCIVGAAIFSAALGLVNRLIVGPRR; from the coding sequence ATGACTCCTCCAGAAATACTTTTAATTTTGCTGATCGCGGCGATCTGCGGCGGCATTGGTCAAACCATGGTTGGCTACTCCGCCGGCGGTTGCATCAGTGCGATCGTGGTGGGCATCATTGGTGCCTACGTTGGTATTTGGCTCGCAGGATATGTCGGTTTGCCGCCTATTTTTACAATTACAATCAGCGGAAATGCTTTCCCGATCATTTGGTGTATTGTGGGGGCAGCCATTTTTTCTGCCGCCTTGGGTTTGGTTAATCGATTGATCGTTGGTCCTAGGCGTTAG
- a CDS encoding YqaE/Pmp3 family membrane protein — protein sequence MSKFNLNANSKGVDSVDIVRLLVAIFIPPLGVFLQVGIGTQFWINLLLTFLGYVPGIIHAVWIILTR from the coding sequence ATGTCTAAATTTAATCTTAATGCTAATTCCAAAGGTGTAGATTCAGTAGATATAGTCAGGCTTTTGGTCGCTATTTTCATTCCTCCCCTCGGTGTGTTTTTACAAGTGGGCATTGGCACACAATTCTGGATCAATCTATTGCTAACATTCCTGGGCTATGTTCCTGGTATCATTCATGCTGTATGGATTATTCTGACCAGATAG
- a CDS encoding GNAT family N-acetyltransferase has translation MTSGELQVTAIATLNEAQMQDLQEIYKTTWWAKERQLPDINLMLQQCDIVVGLCELETNKLVGFTRVLTDYIYRAFIFDVIVAAEMRGKGLGTRLLREVLDHPRLQKVELFQLACLPDMVPFYAKVGFQISTAGMTGMFLKRNTSSNSLKNY, from the coding sequence ATGACAAGCGGAGAATTACAAGTCACAGCGATCGCCACGTTGAATGAAGCGCAAATGCAAGACCTGCAAGAAATCTATAAAACCACCTGGTGGGCAAAGGAGCGGCAATTGCCAGATATTAATTTAATGTTGCAGCAATGCGACATCGTGGTCGGCTTGTGTGAGCTGGAAACTAACAAACTAGTTGGATTTACGCGGGTGCTCACGGATTATATTTATCGGGCATTTATTTTTGATGTGATTGTGGCGGCAGAGATGCGAGGCAAGGGCTTAGGGACGCGATTGCTGCGGGAGGTGCTGGATCATCCGCGATTGCAAAAGGTCGAATTATTTCAACTGGCCTGCCTACCCGATATGGTGCCTTTCTATGCCAAGGTGGGTTTTCAAATTAGTACGGCAGGGATGACAGGTATGTTTCTCAAGCGCAATACCTCTTCCAACTCGCTCAAAAACTATTGA